A window of Mastomys coucha isolate ucsf_1 unplaced genomic scaffold, UCSF_Mcou_1 pScaffold1, whole genome shotgun sequence genomic DNA:
AACCGGGGTCTTCGGCAAGAGCAGCTCGTGCTGGTAATTGCTGAGTCGTCTGTCCAGCTCTCCACACCTCAATTCTGTATGTTTTCAGAAGAAATGCAAAACACATTTTATTGCCAGTGGTCAGGCCTTTATGAGGGcagaatatttgatatttgacaacTATGAATTTGCTTAAGAATAAGAATGTACTGAACGATCGACCCAGAGATTGGTTTTATCAGGTAACATGTATTGAAAGGCTGCTTAGAGAAGCCTTTGTACTTTGTGAACTGGTGTTTTGTGCTGATAAAGCTTTTTCCTGCTTTGTGTATTTGGGCATACTCATATTTAAGGTTGTCTTCTCTGCTGGCGGGTCACTTCATTAATTGTGCtgatctttttcatttcttttagaatgGGAAACGGCACATCCTCATTTTGGGGGAAGTCAACAGCTACTCCTGTGAACCAGATCCAAGTGAGTGATGGGGAAGACGGAGGAAGGACTGCCTCACGCACCTAACACACTTATTCTGTGTCCAGACTTGACATAGTTAGGAAAACGTATTACTAAATTagttatctattttaaaaattgctttcaaAGTTATTCTTGGGACAAGTCCTTATATCATTTCAATAGTTAAAAATCTctgaaatttcttctttcttctttctttttgtgtgcgagtatggtttatgtgtgtgtgctttacaCATGCCTGCCTGCGTGCTTGTGTGGAGGCCGGGGGATGGATGTCCAGTGTCCTGTTCTATCAGTATCTgctttattcttttgagatagtGCCCCAGcaattctgtctctgccttccctatCACCCCCACCTCCcggtgctggggttataggtctgGTCTCCTTGAGTTGTCTGGGCTAACTGTGAACTGCGCTAAggcaggctgctcttgaacttgcCATGTTGCCTCAGCTCTCTAcatagctggaattacaggcctgtcCTATCAGGCCTGGCTGAAATATATTCTTAATGAAATCCATCTATGAGGTTGAATTGTTTACTTTTTCATCATGCCTACTTGAAGTCTACGGTTGACCTCAGAGTGAGGCTTTTCAAAGCCAGGGTTATTATGTGGTTTTGACACGAGCAGCTGTTTAACAGCTTTCTGCCCTAACACAGAACCTACTGTGCAATAATTACCCTGTAAATCATTCTCTTAAGGGTACTGTACATGGGCTctattctcttgatttttttctctctttcactgtCCATCTTAATTACTTCTGCCTCAGAAATTTTGTGTTATGCTGGACCTGGCCTCATTTGCCTGTCATCCTAGCAGTTGGGAaatggaagcaagagagaaaattCAAGGCTTCTTCGGAAGCCCCCCTTCTGAGATCCGTCTTtccaaacaaaactgaaaacaaaaacaaaacccccagaaTTTCTCTTATACatgtatttttcttctcctccagCTCATGACGCACATCTTTGTCCTCCTATCTTCTGCTCTGGACGgagggtgcagctcagtggtaggccATAAGCCTAACATAATCATGGCCCTGGGCTTTGCTTTCCAGTAATTCACATAGGGAGTCTGAGTTTGTTTTAGCTACCTCACTGTCTGCTGAGTACAGCAGCACTTCGAGAAGCTTcatgtatggggcgtggcatgggccccatacattttaaaacatggaaCAGTGCCATGAAACATTTAGTGAGGATGAGCTTGAGAGAATGCGAAGAGTGTTTTAGACGCCCTGGCACTATCATCTGGAGGTCCATTCACTTTGGACTCCCTGTCTTCATTAATGCTTCTGTGCTGTGGAAGCATTCAGAGCGCTCATCCCTTCGAGTCTAAATGATAGGCCCGAGTGCTCCTAACGTAAATAGCATGGTAGAAAATTACTGGCTTCAGATATAGCGTGGGGTTGGGGGAAAGTACAGTGAACGTCTCAGCCTCCGTTCTGTTGTCTTCAAAACTGATTCAGTAATGTAGTATGTTATCTTGTATGGCTGACCTTACTGTGATAGAATGTTAAATAttctgagaaagcagaaagaacattAAATAGATCACACATACGTCTAGGGTATGACTCACTTCTGACCCCTCAGGGTGAGTCTACATTCTGAAGCTCTCTGGGTATCTCACTTAGTGTTTCTGTCTTCATCTTGAAGTCACTGTCTATGCTGCGTCATGTAAGAACCACCTAGGCAGATGCTCGGATGCTAGCTAGCCTTTGTCCGTTGAAAACCTATGTGGATGCCAGTCCTGGCTGCTTAAATCATTTAAAGAACTTGGACATCCTCATACTTAGAAATAAGAACAcaccaggtggtagtggtggcccatgcctttaatcccagtactcgagaggcagaggcaggcagatctctatgagtttgagaccatcctggcacaccgagtgagttctaggacagccagggatatctagagaaaacctgtctcaaaaaaccaaaccaaaccaagacaaaataaatgcaacaaaattacaggaaagcatcACAGGCTGGAATTTTGTTGATCACACCAAAGCAGCAACTGTGGTAAAGACCCAAGAACAGTGCCACCCAGGGAGCTATCATAGATTCATTTTGGAAACTTGCTTATGACTTGGGCTTCAAACGATTGAGCAAGCTTTTCTGAAAGTGGCTTTTGCAGGACCACCCGGAAAGCATAGCTTAACCACGATCACCCGGAAAGCATAGCTTACCACGATCACCCGGAAAGCATAGCTTACCACGACCACCCGGAAAGCATAGCTTACCACGGTCACCCGGAAAGCATAGCTTACCACGGTCACCCGGAAAGCATAGCTTACCACGATCACCCGGAAAGCATAGCTTAACCACGATCACCCGGAAAGCATAGCATACCACGATCACCCGGAAAGCATAGCTTAACCACGATCACCCGGAAAGCATAGCATACCACGATCACCCGGAAAGACCACCCGGAAAGCATAGCTTACCACGATCACCCGGAAAGACCACCCGGAAAGCATAGCTTACCACGATCACCCGGAAAGCATAGCTTAACCACGATCACCCGGAAAGCATAGCTTAACCACGATCACCCGGAAAGCATAGCTTACCACGGTCACCTGGAAAGCATAGCTTACCGCGATCACCCGGAAAGCATAGCTTACCACGATAGCTTTTAGGGATAGCTGCCGTCCACACTTGGTGAACGCTGAGCATTTTAAGGAGAAATTTCCTTATTTCCTTGCGACTCGAAGTCGTCAGTAGTAGTGCAGTAGAGATTAAGTGTCTGGGCTGTAGGGCTAGgttcacatgaactcacagctaGCACAGCTGTTAATCAATGACAGCAGGTAGGTTACTGTGAcggtttatatatgctcagcccagggagtggcacttatAGAAGGTGTGGTTCTGTTGGAATcagtgcggccttgttggagtaagtgtggcactgggagtgtgggctttaagaccctcatcctagctgcctagtaGTCAATATTctcctagcagctttcagataaagatgtagaactctcctgccctttgcctgcctggatgctgctgtttctgccttgatggtaatggactgaacctgtaagccagccccaattaaatgttgtcctttgtaagagttgctttagtcatggtgtctgttcacagcagtaaaaccctaactaggacagttactatgtaccacagtttcttcatctgtgcaGTTTAAATAATACAGGGTGGACCTACATTGATTACAGTGAAGTCGAAGTGACTTCTTGACATCAAGAGTATACAGGAGTCTTTGTAGTATAAGAATTTGCTgtcatgggctggcgagatggctcagcaggtaagagccctgactgctttaccgaaggtcctgagttcaatcccagcaaccacatagtggctcacaactacccgtaatgagatctaacgcccttttctggagtgtctgaagacagctacagtgtacttatgtgtaataataaataaatctttaataacaacaacaacaaaaagaattggCTGTCATAAtgtatgaaagaaaacaaaaagccttGGCTGCCATTGGTTTCCTTCTTCATACCACTCTCAGGAGGTCGGTATTTtgatactttttttgtttgtagtCTCCATGGCCATTGTTTGAAAAGAATAATATCCTTAATCTACAGATACCACACATAGATGATTGGAACTGCACTGGAACACAAAGTTGTGCTCTGCCCTGCAGAGTCATATTTCTTCCACAGATTTTGATTTAATTCCAAAAGGTAGTGTCTAGAATGAgaaggttttgtttgtatttatttatttatttattatttattttaggaaacaaTATCTAATAATTGTGTGgtgattttctcaaaaacatcCTGCTCTTACTGTTCAATGGCCAAGAAGATTTTCCATGACATGAACGTCAACTACAAAGTTGTGGAGTTGGATATGCTGGAATACGGTAACCAGTTTCAAGATGCGCTTCACAAGATGACTGGAGAAAGAACTGTGAGTACACTCTAAGCTCTGCTGCCCCTGGTGATAAGCTGGTACCATGCCAGGCCCTGGACACTAGACTTTTCCTTAGCAAAAGCAAACCTGACATTTCAGTGGATTGCACGTTGATAAATAAATGGCAGATCTACAAAGAAACCAGCCTCATAGGTATGAGACACCATGGGGAATGTgcgtgtgtgtccgtgtgtgtccatgtgtgtgtccgtgtgtgtccgtgtgtccgtgtgtccgtgtgtgtccgtgtgtgtccgtGNNNNNNNNNNcagacagacacagaaacagagagagagagacagactggcACGAGGCAGCTTATGATGTCCTGAGTATTTGGGGATCATTAAGATCCTTTTGgagggtctggctggttgatattgttgttcttcttctgggttgcaaacccctcagctccttcagtcctttctctaactcctccattgggaaccccgtgctgaaaggggataacatttgaaatgtaaataaagaaaatatctaataagaaaaaagaaaaaaaatccttttggaGGTCTTTGTGAGGTAAAATTAtccttcaactttttttttgttagctttgtatctctctctctcttttttttttttctgaaagatttatttattttatgtatgtgagtgacacaccaggagagggcatcagatctcattacagatggttgtgaaccaccatgtggttgctgggaattgaactcgggaagAGTAGACAATGcacttaaccactgggccatctctccagccctatccttCCACTCTTGGACAGCACAGTGTCTGTGCttatctgtgttttctgcttATTGTTTTAGCTTCTGGAaatttgcaagttttttttttttttttgtgatatgaACAGTCAGAAGACTGCCCATTGTTGCCACTTTCCTTCTTGTTTGAAAGTTTGTAGAAGACACCAATAAACATGAAGAAAGCAACCACGTAAACATTGTTAATActtccctgccttcccttcctttcttgctgCTCAAGGGCAGTTTTTTGgaggttaaaagaaaaactgcTGGATCAGGCAGGCTGAAAAATTCTCAGCAGTTACCCAAGGGAGAAgaatggaggaggaaggaaaggcgGCCTGCTGGTTAAGCCAGCACAGAGGTCAGACACAAGGGAGACAAGCAGCTGTCTGTTGGGGATGGAGGCTTTAGAGAAAGTAAGGAAGCTCAAGGGATCAGAGAAAGTGTACTTAGGGTCTGGGCAGCATccaaaagaaagaggcagaaaaaaggaaaagttgaGCCTTTCTGCTTCAGGCCTCTGAGGGGTGGGCAGACCCTGAGGAACCTCCTGGTGGCTGGTCCAGCCTTATTTAGTCTTTTAAAATCAGTGTGGTCTGCAGGAGGGAGGGCTCTAGAGTCATTGTCTTGCATTTATATCCTGTTGCTGGAATTATAAAAAAGAAtccacccccccactcccccacccccacgaACTCCATTTCTTGCTGggccatggttttttttttgttttgttttttgttttgttttgcttttattttttattttaatataaaatagagtttatttagggcacggggaggggagtcaagagggtagcagaggcagagaaaggcagagagaaggagagagcagagaagtaggggccagccatggccatgtggagagagggggaagagaatggggagagagggggaacaaaggggcaagaggcaagggagagagcaGGAGTGAGAGAGCAGGAGTGAGAGAGCAGGAGTGAGAGAGCAGGAGTGAGAGAGCAGGAGTGAGAGAGCAGGAGTGAGAGAGCAGGAGTGAGAGAGCAGGAGTGAGAGAGCAGGAGTGAGAGAGCAGGAGTGAGAGAGCAGGAGTGAGAGAGCAGGAGTGAGAGAGCAGGAGTGAGAGAGCCTACCGGGCCACGTTTTTGAGCTGGTACCATTCAGCCAATACTAAGCTCCTGGGGGTTTCTGTTATTTCCTCCAAGCAGGCTACATCTCActcgcatgcaactctttacacactcccacaatcatacATCTAAATTGCGCCTAttacccagtaagtaaagcataactcttaaggccttaatatccagtcagatttatataataacaaaattacaatttacaagatgccagtacaataattttagaaccagataataaagacaatattctaacccaattaatctattttgtaagaacctccttggttgtataacctcgtggggtctagACCGTCCTCATGGTCTGCATCCATGATGAcgacctctcctcctgcttctgacccctctctctccctctcctctcctgaccttttttctcctctaactctagctccacctctctattcctgtccaaccACAGGCATGTCACTGTCCtgatgtgattggacagagaacaTGCTACAGCAGTGTCCtacttcttttcctgttgctctcTTGGGCCAGTAACTTTCCCTCATTTCCCTCCAAAATTGGACCAGTTCTGACACCTATGGTTAGGCCTTATTTATCTTTTGCTTCTTTCAACAGGTTCCCAGGATATTTGTCAATGGAAGGTTTATCGGAGGTGCAGCGGACACTCACAGGCTTCACAAAGAAGGGAAACTGCTGCCTCTGGTTCATCAGTGTTATTTAAACGAAAGCAAGAGGAAAGACGTTGAATGATGTAGGTAGTCGCCATGCCAGTAAATGTTAGTGCAGTCGCACCCTTCCCTTGAGGATGACCTTTCCCCGTCAGTGTGTGGATTACCTTCATAAAGATGATTCATAGTAATGAACAATAAACTGCCACGGAGCCTTCATCTTCCGACTGGCCAGTTTTTGAGCATGAGGTGGTATTCGAAACTAAAGGAGGTAGAGTTACATCAAAAGTAAAGAAAGCTTATTAAGAATTTAGGAATTTTACAGCACAAAGAAAGTAAGCACTTAAAATCTTACTGCCTCTGGCATTCAGGAATTAACTCCTCACATCCGGCAGCTTTCAGGGGTGAGGACTGATGTGTGGTTTCTTTAACATTTCATGTGGTACGGATATGCAGTAGGTTGGGATACCGTATCATGACAACCCTTTACGTTCTAGATCACCCAGACGTAGTAAGTATGTACAATGCGATGAAGTTTAGAGTTGGGACACCAAACTGTTAATGTCTTTGTGGTCAGGAAGCAAAAGGTTTCAGCATAGTGAGAATGAACTTTTCAAATGGTTCAGAAATGTTATTTAGTTCTCTCGTCAGTTGGATGTTCTACCTTTCAGAAGGTGTAACagctatcaatttttttttttcttttggagacagaattCCCTCTGTATGTAGCTCAGGGTAGCCACAAACTCACATCAGTCCTCCTGCCTGTTTCCACACTTGGATTACATGCTGAGCAACCACACCCAGCTTGGGTCTATTTAAGAGAACTGGGAATTAGATGGCGTTTAGACTAAAGGTCCTTGTTGTGTTCTGAATGTGTCTCATCACAGACTAAATGTGTTGGAAACACATGACATACCGTGATACGGTAAGAGGTGAGGCCTTTATGAAGTAGCTAACCCTGAGGGCTGATGGGTCAGTGTCTATTAGAGATCTGGCTAGTTCTTACAGAAAGTGGTTCTTGGTAAAAGGATGAGTTTGCCCCTTTACCCCTCACGCCTGTGTCTCGCCCTTCTCCCTCTGCAGTGTCCTGATGCAGCCAGGAAATCCTCACTAGACCCTGGGGCCTTAACCTCACCTTCCCAACCTATGAGCTGCTTCATAAAGTCCTCAGTCTCAGGTATTCTGTCTGAGATGAGATGCCGCACAGATGCATCATCCCAAAGGCGCTGCGGTTATCGTCTCTTTTCTAACTAGGAAGACACTGTTCAAACTGACTTCATTTCAGATAAACTTAGCAAACAGAATTACCCTTTAAGAAGTGttatttaaaagaattgaaaacatTTCCAGTACTTTATTAATTTGGCCCATATTTTCAGCTTCTGGtcaaggacattttaaaaaaatacttatttattattgataGTGTTCTTTCTGCCTGCTGGCCAAAATTgggcactagatctcattatatagatggttatgagccacaatgtggcggctgggaattgaactcaggagttctggaagagcagttagtgctcttaacctctgagccatctctccaaccccctggtcaaaaatattttacattccctttcttgtttgtttttttgagacagagtttctctgtagccttggctgtcctggaactcactctgtagaccaggctggccttgaactcaagagatccacctgcctctgcctcccaagtgctgggattaaaggcatgtgccaccactgcccagccaaaaatattttaaatgcctaaaaaaaaaaaaaaaataatgcatttcCTAGTAGATTCCTAGAGTCACATTGAAAAAGATTACCAAATGCTGAGCTTTTCTCAGAGGTAGGAAGAACATGGACTTCAGCTTTCTGGTCAGGATAGACTAAGGAATCACGGAGAGTTTGGAGGGTGAGAGTGGCTTATTAGGATATAAGGTCAGAGGCAGGTTACTTAAATGCACAGCTGCACCAACCAGGTAATAATATGGTACTTGGCTTTGAGGGACTTTTTTTGTGGTATTTAGACTCAGACCCAGGGCTTGATTACCACTTAGCTATACAACTAATCCTTAAGAAGAATGTTTCATCAGCTCTTTCTAGGATAAGAGGATGTGTGGTACTTAATTCTTGGTTAGGGTCAGATGTTAAAAATCCAGCCCTTATAAAAGCCTTaccgtatgcctttaatcccagcgcttgggaggcagaggctggtggatttctgagttcgaggccagcctggtctacacaatgagtacCAAGAcacccagagctatacagagaaaccctgtctcaagctccccccccaccaaaaaaaaaaagccttattgTCAGAAGGCTCAAGAGTATAGAATAtaagccgggcagcggtggcacacacctttaatcccagcacttgggaggcagaggcaggtggatttctgagttcaaggctagcctggtctacagagtgagttccaggacagctaggactatacagagaaaccctgtctcaaaaaaaccaaaaccaaaaccaccaccaacaaaaaagaatatagaagATAACAGGGTATCTTGattttgaattataattttatttaagaaatgattGCCTACTAGTGTGCTGAATTTTATTCTCAGCGACTTAAAAAGATTACTTCTTGGAGTCTAGCAATGCATCTAAAGGAATGAATTTGCAAACCAGGACTGTACTCACTGACAGATACTAAGGGTTGGAAGAAGTGGGCCAgcagtggtgcctttaatcccagcacttgggaggcagaggcaggtggatttctgagttcgaggccagcctggtctacagagtgagttccaggacagccagggctacacagagaaaccctgtctcgaagcgcccccccccaaaaaaaaattgaaagaagtgAAGGGCTCTGACTTCATTTAGTCTTTGTAGAGGTTAACATATCTTTGCAAAAAGACCCAAGACCGTAACAAGAGCTTTACCTCTCTGAACATTTACAATGATGAAGTTGAGATGGCTGTGTGGGAAGAAGTGCTTGGCAAGCAAGCccaaagatctgagttcagtctctgggacccacaGTGGAGAGCAacgactcctgaaagttgttcttgaCTTGTCCATGCGcaggcatatgtatgtgtgcacagataACCAAGAAAAGCTCACTACAACttaggagcacacacacacaagatataaCTTGTGTTAGTATTGGGAGAAGGGCTGCATGTGCCATGCATgaatgcacatggaggtcagaacagctttgtggagtcagttttcaACACGTGTCCTTTACCCACTGTGCTATCGCTCAGCCTAAAGgatataatatttgtattttattttaggggGTTATGATACTTAGAGGAACAGCACCCAGCATATGCAAGGTCCCTGGTTCGATCTCTAATACCAACACATGCATAGGAGATTTTTTTGATGCATGGCTAAGCTGGTTTTAAAGTTGTGGCAACTGAAGGGGAATATATATGAACCCAGGAGCAGGGTAGATTTCCAGAGATGTAAGCAAGCACTGAAGTCAGCAGCTGCCAACAAGATGACAACCTGGGCCAACAATAGAATTTTAGTTTGAACTGTATGCTACTTTCTTGTGGGCAGGAGGCCAGGACAGGACCACAAGTTTCTCTAGTAAAACTTAAGTGAACTTTTTtaagaaagttttttaaaagattttatttacttttcatatgTGAATACACctttgctgtcctcagacacaccagaagagggcatcagatcccattacagatggttgtgagccaccaccatgtggttgctgggaattgaattcaggatctctggaagtcagtgctcctaacctctgagccatctcttaagtgaacttttttcttttcttttcttttctttttttagtatagaatatagTTTACTCaggacatgggggaggggagtaagAGGGTAGAAGAGGCTGagtaaggcagagagagggagagagtagaaaagtagaggccagccatgaacacgtggagggagg
This region includes:
- the Glrx2 gene encoding LOW QUALITY PROTEIN: glutaredoxin 2 (The sequence of the model RefSeq protein was modified relative to this genomic sequence to represent the inferred CDS: inserted 2 bases in 1 codon); translation: MGRSEAAGGAGSRRRSRARRLLSPRLLGPLAMSWRRAASVGKRLVVSGRILAGRRGAAGAAGSGMGNGTSSFWGKSTATPVNQIQETISNNCVVIFSKTSCSYCSMAKKIFHDMNVNYKVVELDMLEYGNQFQDALHKMTGERTVPRIFVNGRFIGGAADTHRLHKEGKLLPLVHQCYLNXKARGKTLNDVGSRHASKC